A genome region from Alteripontixanthobacter maritimus includes the following:
- a CDS encoding LolA family protein, translating into MKNLFAAQTIRKPLGFCVAAAAAFAIPATAMLTMPAPATAQASTGSLDSAVSALRGIATMKADFVQTDRAGKSIRGVMTLKRPGKIRFQYEKGIPMLVVSNGKSLYLVDYEVDQVQRWPISNSPLGALLDPTRDVKKFGKLNATGNPNVLSVEVRDPKRPEFGVITMIFVKDAKAPGGWRLNNWVALDSQNHRTRVDLKNHRYGVSVADNAFKFKDPRGSSRRGR; encoded by the coding sequence ATGAAAAACCTATTCGCCGCCCAGACAATACGCAAACCGCTTGGTTTCTGTGTGGCCGCCGCAGCCGCATTCGCCATTCCCGCAACAGCTATGCTGACGATGCCCGCACCTGCCACGGCGCAGGCCAGTACCGGCAGTCTCGACAGCGCCGTGTCCGCACTGCGCGGTATCGCCACGATGAAGGCGGACTTCGTCCAGACCGACCGCGCCGGCAAATCCATTCGCGGCGTTATGACGTTAAAACGCCCCGGCAAGATCCGTTTCCAGTACGAAAAGGGCATTCCGATGCTCGTCGTCTCGAACGGCAAGTCGCTCTATCTCGTCGATTATGAAGTGGACCAGGTCCAGCGTTGGCCGATCAGCAATTCGCCATTGGGCGCGCTGCTCGATCCCACTCGCGATGTGAAGAAGTTCGGAAAGCTCAACGCAACCGGCAATCCGAATGTGCTGAGCGTGGAAGTACGCGATCCCAAGCGCCCCGAATTCGGCGTGATTACGATGATCTTCGTCAAGGATGCCAAGGCGCCCGGCGGGTGGCGGCTGAACAATTGGGTCGCGCTTGATTCGCAGAACCACCGGACCAGGGTGGATTTGAAGAACCACCGCTACGGCGTGTCGGTCGCTGACAATGCGTTCAAGTTCAAGGACCCGCGCGGCTCGTCTCGTCGCGGCAGGTAA
- a CDS encoding toxin-antitoxin system HicB family antitoxin — MAKKPQKKAFALRLDPAVHAAIERLAATELRSANAQIEMMLRDALKTRGIDVPTSKPARRGRPPKPETDAKE; from the coding sequence ATGGCGAAAAAACCCCAGAAGAAGGCCTTTGCCCTGCGGCTCGATCCGGCAGTCCATGCCGCGATCGAGCGGCTGGCCGCGACTGAATTGCGTTCCGCCAACGCGCAAATCGAGATGATGCTGCGCGATGCCCTAAAGACCCGTGGAATAGATGTACCGACAAGCAAGCCCGCCCGGCGGGGGCGTCCGCCCAAACCAGAAACCGATGCAAAGGAATGA
- a CDS encoding VOC family protein, producing MFSHVMLGADDIEASKKFYDACFKALGGREGSMDPKGRVIYMHNGGIFLLSKPIDGKPATFANGGTIGFAVESEEQGEAWHKAGLEAGGTAIEDPPGIRESEIGNMYLAYLRDPAGNKICVMKRMG from the coding sequence ATGTTCAGTCACGTCATGCTGGGGGCCGACGATATTGAGGCTTCCAAGAAATTCTACGACGCCTGCTTCAAGGCGCTGGGCGGCCGCGAAGGCAGCATGGATCCCAAGGGCCGTGTTATCTATATGCATAATGGCGGCATCTTCCTGCTGTCCAAACCCATCGACGGCAAACCCGCGACTTTTGCCAATGGCGGTACGATCGGCTTTGCAGTGGAAAGCGAAGAACAGGGCGAGGCCTGGCACAAGGCCGGACTGGAAGCGGGCGGCACCGCCATCGAAGACCCACCCGGCATCCGGGAAAGCGAGATCGGCAATATGTACCTCGCGTACCTGCGCGACCCCGCTGGCAACAAGATCTGCGTGATGAAACGCATGGGGTGA
- a CDS encoding DksA/TraR family C4-type zinc finger protein encodes MAGGWARDGAVQDQIDDTVNDAVAAARARLKATESRKSAEYCDDCGEDIPDKRRNALPGVRTCVACQSARDASVRHSAINRRGSKDSQLR; translated from the coding sequence ATGGCAGGTGGTTGGGCGCGCGATGGCGCGGTGCAGGATCAGATCGACGATACGGTGAATGACGCGGTCGCCGCGGCAAGGGCCAGGCTGAAAGCGACAGAATCGCGCAAAAGCGCGGAATATTGCGACGATTGCGGAGAAGACATCCCGGACAAGCGCCGCAATGCGCTGCCCGGCGTGAGGACCTGTGTCGCTTGCCAGTCCGCCCGCGACGCGTCAGTGCGCCATTCCGCCATCAATCGGCGCGGCAGCAAGGATTCCCAGCTTCGATGA
- the recQ gene encoding DNA helicase RecQ, which translates to MDNAPGTTAPLTTGENAGADAGASANFAPLTLDAARARLRELFGFTGFRGRQEDVLARVLARQSTLAVMPTGAGKSLTYQLPATMMHGTCIVISPLIALMHDQLRSARANGIRAATLTSADADWRETQDAFRNGELDLLYVAPERASQQGFRNLISAAPLCMFAIDEAHCVSEWGHDFRPDYRQLRPMMNAFPDVPRLALTATADAHTRGDIMAQLGIPDDGLVIAGFDRPNIRYAIDHRDSVSRQLTNLMAAHPGPGIVYAPTRRKVEDIAEKLAAATGRPVRPYHAGLDPEVRQANQAAFVESEDMVIVATIAFGMGIDKPDVRFVAHVGIPKSIEAYYQETGRAGRDGDPAQAAMFWGAGDFAQARQRLGELDESRQQSERTRLDALAGLVETPGCRRAVLLRHFGEDPPERCGNCDNCIEAPAVADVTQLARKLLSAVYRTGQSFGFGHLAKVLTGNEDERVRQRGHDKLSVFGIVDGDDAVLLQPLSRALQARGSLVSTEHGGLALGGDARDILTGGQTVEMVMPPKRARRSGGRGRRGANEANPIGDPLFEALRDLRRTLASEAQVPPYLVFGDAALREMVKARPTTVAEFGQISGVGAKKLDAFGDAFLAVIRQY; encoded by the coding sequence TGTGCTTGCTCGCGTGCTGGCGCGGCAGTCCACCCTGGCGGTCATGCCCACCGGTGCAGGCAAATCGCTGACCTACCAATTGCCCGCCACCATGATGCACGGGACCTGCATCGTGATCAGCCCACTGATCGCGCTGATGCATGATCAGCTGCGTTCCGCCCGCGCCAATGGCATCCGTGCGGCCACGCTGACCAGCGCGGATGCCGACTGGCGAGAAACGCAGGACGCGTTCCGGAATGGCGAGCTGGACCTGCTGTATGTCGCGCCCGAACGCGCCAGCCAGCAGGGGTTTCGCAATCTGATTTCCGCCGCGCCGCTATGCATGTTCGCCATCGACGAGGCGCATTGTGTGTCCGAATGGGGCCACGATTTCCGCCCCGATTATCGCCAGCTCCGCCCGATGATGAACGCCTTTCCGGATGTGCCCCGGCTGGCGCTGACGGCTACCGCCGATGCCCACACCCGCGGCGACATCATGGCCCAGCTGGGAATTCCCGATGACGGGCTGGTCATCGCAGGTTTCGATCGGCCCAATATCCGCTACGCTATCGATCACCGCGATAGCGTCTCTCGCCAGCTGACTAATTTGATGGCCGCGCATCCCGGCCCAGGCATCGTGTACGCCCCTACCCGCCGCAAGGTTGAGGACATTGCTGAGAAGTTGGCGGCGGCAACCGGCCGCCCGGTTCGCCCGTATCACGCCGGGCTTGATCCCGAAGTCCGGCAGGCCAATCAGGCCGCTTTCGTCGAGTCCGAAGACATGGTGATCGTGGCCACTATTGCGTTCGGAATGGGCATCGACAAACCCGATGTGCGCTTCGTTGCCCATGTCGGCATCCCCAAATCAATCGAGGCCTATTACCAGGAAACGGGCCGTGCGGGCCGTGACGGCGATCCGGCGCAAGCCGCGATGTTCTGGGGCGCAGGCGATTTCGCGCAGGCCCGGCAGCGGCTGGGCGAGCTCGATGAAAGCCGCCAGCAATCCGAACGCACGCGGCTGGATGCGCTCGCCGGACTGGTGGAAACGCCGGGTTGCCGCCGGGCGGTATTGCTGCGCCATTTCGGTGAGGACCCGCCCGAACGCTGTGGCAATTGCGACAATTGCATCGAAGCGCCGGCAGTGGCCGATGTGACGCAGCTGGCGCGCAAATTGCTTTCCGCCGTTTATCGCACGGGACAAAGCTTCGGCTTCGGCCATCTGGCCAAGGTGCTGACCGGCAATGAAGACGAACGCGTGCGCCAGCGCGGGCATGACAAATTGAGCGTGTTCGGCATTGTGGACGGGGATGATGCGGTTCTACTGCAACCGCTGAGCCGGGCATTGCAAGCGCGTGGCTCGCTTGTTTCGACCGAGCATGGCGGGCTGGCGCTGGGCGGTGATGCGCGCGACATCCTGACCGGCGGACAAACGGTCGAAATGGTGATGCCGCCCAAGCGTGCACGGCGATCCGGCGGACGCGGACGGCGCGGCGCGAACGAGGCCAATCCGATCGGCGATCCGTTGTTCGAGGCGTTGCGCGATTTGCGTCGCACGCTCGCAAGCGAGGCGCAAGTCCCGCCTTATCTCGTATTCGGTGACGCGGCGTTGCGCGAAATGGTCAAGGCGCGCCCCACGACGGTGGCGGAGTTTGGGCAAATCAGCGGTGTGGGGGCGAAGAAGCTGGACGCATTCGGCGATGCATTCCTGGCGGTCATCCGGCAATATTGA
- the rpmG gene encoding 50S ribosomal protein L33 has product MAKSATVKIKLVSTEDTGFFYTTTKNPRNITEKMTFRKYDPIARKHVEFKEAKIK; this is encoded by the coding sequence ATGGCGAAGTCAGCAACCGTCAAGATCAAGCTCGTCTCGACCGAAGACACCGGCTTCTTTTACACCACCACCAAGAACCCGCGGAACATCACCGAAAAGATGACTTTCCGCAAATACGATCCGATTGCGCGCAAGCATGTCGAGTTCAAGGAAGCCAAGATCAAGTAA
- a CDS encoding alpha/beta hydrolase has product MDITKAAIATIALMSSSVLMAHDARPITAAGPDGELAGTLLAPAEGKPLVLIIPGSGPTDRDGNSPLGISASTYRMLAEDLAARGIGSLRIDKRGMFGSAAAVKDANAVTIDDYVQDIAAWIAAARMETSAECIWLAGHSEGGLVALSAAGEVDNLCGLILIAAPGRPLGMIMREQFTANPMNAPILPDAMAAIDALEAGERVDVSAMHPALQGVFAPQVQGFLIDLFARDPAALIADTDLPVLIVQGEADIQVASADAKALSTAQPVARFASLPGVNHVLKDVGNADRAQNMASYANPELPIAPTVTVAIADFVLDQQE; this is encoded by the coding sequence ATGGATATTACCAAAGCTGCAATCGCAACAATTGCCCTTATGTCGAGCAGCGTTCTGATGGCGCATGACGCCCGGCCTATCACCGCTGCAGGACCGGACGGCGAACTTGCCGGAACGCTTCTTGCTCCAGCCGAAGGCAAGCCGCTGGTGCTGATAATCCCTGGCTCTGGACCGACCGACCGCGATGGCAACAGCCCGCTTGGCATAAGCGCCTCGACCTATCGGATGTTGGCAGAGGATCTGGCGGCGCGCGGTATCGGGTCCCTCAGAATCGACAAGCGCGGAATGTTCGGCAGCGCGGCAGCGGTAAAGGACGCCAACGCGGTTACGATCGACGATTATGTTCAGGATATCGCTGCATGGATTGCCGCCGCCCGCATGGAAACGAGTGCGGAATGCATCTGGCTGGCCGGGCATAGCGAGGGTGGTCTGGTAGCGCTTTCGGCAGCTGGCGAAGTGGACAACCTGTGCGGTCTCATACTGATCGCCGCACCAGGCCGGCCGCTGGGCATGATAATGCGCGAACAGTTTACAGCCAACCCGATGAACGCGCCGATCCTGCCGGATGCCATGGCGGCGATCGATGCGCTGGAAGCCGGCGAGCGGGTGGATGTCAGTGCAATGCATCCGGCGCTGCAGGGGGTGTTCGCACCGCAAGTGCAGGGGTTTCTGATCGACCTGTTTGCGCGCGATCCGGCTGCGCTGATTGCGGATACCGATTTGCCGGTACTGATCGTGCAGGGTGAAGCCGACATTCAAGTTGCGAGTGCCGATGCAAAAGCGCTTTCTACCGCGCAACCCGTTGCGCGATTTGCCAGCCTGCCCGGCGTAAATCATGTGCTGAAAGATGTGGGGAATGCCGACCGGGCGCAGAATATGGCCAGCTATGCCAATCCGGAACTACCCATCGCCCCAACTGTAACCGTTGCCATCGCCGACTTCGTTTTGGACCAACAGGAGTAG
- a CDS encoding right-handed parallel beta-helix repeat-containing protein, whose protein sequence is MESFVMPRPAKLPSRLSAQKASRPSTTMSLLLAATAIAAIPAAAVLAQPANSGSPFTVVESGRSFGTIQQAVDTIGNGTGTIAIAPGEHRQCAVQSEGSIAYFAVQPGTAIFDGVACQGKAALVLGGREASVSGLIFRKMAVPDFNGAGIRLEGGNLTVSQSWFMDSQQGILANNDPASRIVIDKSTFSGLGTCEGPGGCAHSIYIGNYGHLRVTRSRFERGTGGHYVKSRSARVDIASSSFDDANGRGTNYMIDLPAGSVGQITNNWFVQGQNKDNYSAFIAVGAETISHSSAGLQIAGNDARFAPTVRRESTFVANWTDDKLAIGDNTLAPGLKVTDRR, encoded by the coding sequence ATGGAAAGTTTTGTCATGCCCCGACCCGCCAAATTGCCTTCCCGCCTGTCCGCGCAGAAGGCGAGCCGCCCATCGACAACGATGTCGCTCTTGTTGGCGGCCACTGCCATTGCGGCTATTCCGGCTGCCGCCGTTCTGGCCCAGCCAGCCAATTCCGGCTCGCCCTTCACAGTGGTCGAAAGCGGGCGCAGCTTCGGCACTATCCAGCAGGCCGTTGACACCATCGGCAATGGAACCGGGACTATCGCGATCGCGCCGGGCGAACACCGCCAATGCGCGGTACAAAGCGAAGGGTCGATCGCATATTTTGCTGTACAGCCCGGCACCGCCATTTTTGACGGCGTCGCGTGCCAGGGCAAGGCCGCGCTGGTGCTCGGCGGGCGTGAAGCAAGCGTTTCCGGCCTGATCTTCCGCAAGATGGCGGTGCCCGATTTCAACGGGGCAGGCATCCGTCTGGAAGGCGGCAACCTTACCGTGTCACAAAGCTGGTTCATGGATAGCCAGCAGGGCATTCTCGCCAATAACGATCCGGCATCGCGCATCGTTATCGACAAATCGACTTTCAGCGGGCTTGGCACCTGCGAAGGCCCGGGTGGATGCGCGCATTCCATTTATATCGGCAATTACGGCCATTTGCGCGTCACGCGCAGCCGGTTCGAGCGCGGCACGGGTGGGCATTATGTGAAGTCACGCTCGGCACGCGTGGACATTGCCTCCTCCAGTTTCGATGACGCCAATGGCCGCGGTACAAATTACATGATCGACCTGCCCGCAGGGTCTGTCGGCCAAATTACCAACAACTGGTTCGTGCAGGGCCAGAACAAGGACAATTACAGCGCCTTCATCGCAGTGGGTGCGGAAACGATTTCGCACAGCAGCGCCGGACTTCAGATTGCCGGCAACGATGCGCGCTTCGCGCCGACCGTACGCCGCGAATCGACCTTCGTGGCGAACTGGACAGACGATAAACTTGCTATTGGTGACAATACGCTGGCGCCGGGTCTGAAGGTTACCGACCGACGCTAA
- a CDS encoding SPFH domain-containing protein, which produces MSDTQSAPVPRAKGAMNVSEERPSSTFNGYMMLLVLLGVAAIGFLIMWAGFPGVGAGKGTKLLFAGSIVGTILALCLVAAGFFMIQPNQAAAITLFGEYRGSERTEGLRWVWPWMMRQKVSVRARNVHSDRVKINDLRGNPIEIACNVVWRVVDTAQASFDVDDYKEFVNIQIEAGLRTVGSRHPYDDFEGEAVTLRGGAETINRELLEELNERLRVAGILVDEAGLTHLAYAPEIASAMLRRQQAEAVVAARKTVVIGAVGMVDDALTKLSDDGIVEMDDERRAAMVSNLMVVLCSDRDAQPVVNSGSLYQ; this is translated from the coding sequence ATGTCCGACACTCAATCCGCCCCGGTGCCGCGCGCGAAAGGCGCGATGAACGTCAGCGAGGAAAGGCCGTCCAGTACTTTTAACGGCTATATGATGTTGCTGGTGCTACTTGGTGTGGCGGCGATCGGCTTCCTCATTATGTGGGCCGGTTTTCCGGGTGTCGGGGCTGGTAAGGGTACCAAGCTGCTGTTTGCCGGATCGATCGTCGGTACGATCCTTGCGCTGTGTCTCGTTGCCGCGGGCTTCTTCATGATCCAGCCCAATCAGGCCGCCGCAATTACGCTGTTCGGCGAATATCGCGGCAGCGAACGGACCGAGGGTTTGCGCTGGGTATGGCCATGGATGATGCGCCAGAAAGTGTCCGTCCGGGCGCGTAACGTGCATTCGGACCGGGTCAAGATCAACGATCTGCGCGGCAATCCCATCGAAATTGCCTGCAATGTGGTGTGGCGCGTGGTCGATACCGCGCAGGCTAGCTTCGATGTCGACGACTATAAGGAATTCGTGAACATCCAGATCGAGGCAGGTCTGCGCACTGTCGGTTCGCGCCATCCCTATGACGATTTCGAAGGCGAAGCAGTAACACTGCGCGGCGGCGCGGAAACCATCAATCGCGAATTGCTGGAAGAACTGAACGAACGCCTTCGTGTCGCCGGCATCCTGGTGGATGAGGCGGGCCTTACGCACCTTGCCTACGCGCCGGAAATTGCCAGTGCCATGCTGCGCCGCCAGCAAGCAGAAGCCGTGGTGGCCGCGCGCAAGACCGTCGTGATCGGTGCGGTCGGTATGGTGGACGATGCGCTGACCAAGCTGTCCGACGATGGCATTGTGGAAATGGACGACGAACGCCGCGCGGCCATGGTGTCGAACCTGATGGTGGTGCTGTGCAGCGACCGTGACGCACAGCCGGTGGTGAATTCCGGCTCGCTCTACCAGTAG
- a CDS encoding sterol desaturase family protein: protein MESLREVVEFVGGPVSLWILAGVYFGSVILERIWAIRGNPDYDNKDALASIGLNLMSSTLNLVLGILIPLALYVLVYDNLRLFEDIALWIAIPIAFLAHELAYYWDHRLNHRVGLLWAFHAIHHSSNEFNHSTAARGFFLDGQLKRLFAVVPAFIGIDPVVYIAVSVLTNAYGIWNHASYVPRLGWLDRVFMTPKMHKVHHANQPQYIDRNYSQVTLLFDRMFSSTAYLDEEPNPGLVKPVYDYNPLTAQFAGLKQLQERMDTAPRWQDKVAYLYRPPEWSHDGICRSDCPKYQLREPQPV from the coding sequence ATGGAAAGCCTTCGGGAAGTAGTCGAATTTGTCGGCGGGCCAGTTTCGCTGTGGATCCTGGCGGGAGTGTATTTCGGCAGCGTAATCCTCGAACGCATCTGGGCAATTCGCGGCAATCCGGATTACGACAACAAGGACGCGCTTGCCTCTATCGGGCTTAACCTCATGTCGAGCACGCTGAACCTCGTGCTTGGTATTTTGATACCGCTCGCGCTTTATGTGCTTGTCTATGATAATTTACGCTTATTCGAAGATATTGCGTTGTGGATTGCGATCCCCATCGCCTTCCTGGCTCATGAACTGGCATATTACTGGGACCACCGGCTCAACCACCGGGTCGGCCTGTTATGGGCGTTTCATGCAATCCATCACTCTTCCAACGAATTCAACCATTCCACCGCGGCGCGGGGATTTTTCCTCGACGGTCAACTGAAGCGATTGTTCGCCGTCGTTCCGGCCTTCATTGGAATTGATCCAGTGGTCTATATCGCGGTCAGCGTACTCACCAATGCTTATGGTATCTGGAACCATGCAAGCTACGTACCGCGTCTCGGATGGCTCGACCGGGTGTTCATGACGCCCAAAATGCACAAGGTCCATCACGCCAACCAACCACAATATATCGACAGAAACTACAGCCAGGTTACGCTGCTTTTCGACCGTATGTTCAGCAGCACTGCCTATCTCGACGAGGAACCGAACCCCGGGCTGGTGAAGCCGGTGTATGACTACAATCCGCTTACCGCGCAATTTGCCGGGCTCAAGCAGTTGCAGGAGCGGATGGACACTGCACCGCGTTGGCAGGACAAGGTCGCCTACCTGTATCGCCCGCCGGAATGGTCGCATGACGGGATTTGCCGGTCCGATTGTCCGAAATATCAGCTTCGCGAACCGCAACCGGTTTAA
- the ribA gene encoding GTP cyclohydrolase II, with the protein MDALRHGWPIALAAGPVLLPVETAVASQAKAGRMLVSSARAATLKLTNQRAAAEPNAPVLIRGAEAFDLRAALPIADPALDLAAPLKGPFVAETLDFEEAAIAALELARIAGILPAFLVDSSDAGEAQPFDPADIAHLADRDRLVIVTRAKLPVTASADAQIIAFRSADDLREHVALVMGQQSGDRVPLVRLHSECLTGDALGSLKCDCGPQLDAALAQMAQEAADNGGWGVLLYMRQEGRGIGLVNKLRAYRLQDEGFDTVDANQRLGLPDESRDFGTAARMLELLGVPAIRLLTNNPRKVDALIEAGVTTVERVPHQLPDNPHNTRYLATKRDRSGHLLE; encoded by the coding sequence GTGGATGCGTTGCGCCACGGCTGGCCTATTGCGCTTGCCGCCGGTCCGGTCTTGCTACCGGTCGAAACCGCAGTGGCTTCGCAGGCGAAGGCAGGCCGGATGCTGGTTTCGTCTGCCCGTGCAGCAACGCTCAAACTCACCAATCAGCGGGCTGCGGCGGAGCCGAATGCGCCGGTCCTGATACGCGGAGCAGAAGCGTTCGATTTGCGCGCCGCCCTGCCGATAGCCGATCCGGCGCTGGATCTTGCTGCGCCGTTGAAGGGGCCGTTTGTCGCGGAGACGCTGGACTTCGAAGAAGCCGCCATCGCCGCGCTGGAACTGGCCCGCATCGCCGGAATTCTCCCGGCTTTTCTGGTCGATTCAAGTGATGCAGGCGAAGCGCAGCCTTTCGATCCGGCGGACATTGCCCATCTCGCAGACCGGGATCGGCTGGTCATCGTCACACGCGCGAAACTGCCGGTCACGGCATCTGCGGACGCGCAGATCATCGCCTTCCGCAGCGCCGACGATCTGCGAGAGCACGTCGCATTGGTGATGGGGCAGCAGAGCGGCGACCGCGTGCCGCTGGTCCGGCTGCATTCCGAATGCCTGACGGGGGACGCGCTCGGCAGCCTGAAATGCGATTGCGGCCCGCAGCTCGACGCGGCGCTGGCGCAAATGGCGCAGGAGGCGGCGGATAATGGCGGCTGGGGCGTTCTGTTGTATATGCGGCAGGAAGGGCGCGGCATCGGGCTCGTCAACAAACTGCGCGCTTACCGTTTGCAGGATGAGGGGTTCGATACGGTGGATGCCAACCAACGGCTGGGTCTGCCCGACGAATCCCGCGATTTCGGCACGGCCGCCAGAATGCTGGAACTGCTGGGTGTTCCCGCGATCCGTCTGCTGACCAACAATCCGCGCAAAGTCGACGCGTTGATAGAAGCCGGTGTGACCACTGTAGAACGGGTGCCGCACCAACTGCCAGACAACCCGCACAATACACGATATCTGGCAACCAAACGCGACCGGTCGGGGCATCTGCTCGAATAG
- the asd gene encoding archaetidylserine decarboxylase (Phosphatidylserine decarboxylase is synthesized as a single chain precursor. Generation of the pyruvoyl active site from a Ser is coupled to cleavage of a Gly-Ser bond between the larger (beta) and smaller (alpha chains). It is an integral membrane protein.) — translation MSKPFIWLQHALPQLGLTRFAGRVAASEKPWIRDRLIDRFVRAYNVDMDEAERDIGDFASFNDFFARSLKPGARPLADAATHVLCPADGEVSQLGTIRDGRIVQAKGHEYTVAELLGGDEALAARFHQGDFITIYLSPSDYHRVHMPAAGTLQSTSYVPGDLFSVNQTTAANVPGLFARNERLSCVFDSELGTMASVMVGAMIVAGIETVWGGRVEPPERGRGKRLHRETPGRATRLDAGAEMGRFLLGSTVVLLFEQEKIEFLPQFKPGSKTRMGEALARRL, via the coding sequence ATGAGCAAGCCGTTTATCTGGCTGCAACACGCCCTGCCGCAACTCGGTCTCACCCGCTTTGCCGGACGGGTGGCTGCGAGCGAGAAGCCATGGATACGCGACCGCCTGATCGACCGGTTCGTGCGTGCTTACAACGTCGATATGGACGAGGCTGAGCGCGACATCGGCGATTTTGCCAGCTTCAACGACTTTTTTGCGCGTAGCCTGAAACCGGGCGCGCGGCCGCTGGCCGATGCCGCCACCCACGTGCTTTGCCCCGCCGATGGCGAAGTCAGCCAGCTCGGTACCATCCGCGACGGCCGGATCGTGCAGGCCAAGGGGCACGAATATACGGTTGCCGAACTGTTGGGCGGGGATGAAGCCCTGGCGGCCAGGTTTCATCAGGGTGACTTCATCACGATCTATCTCAGCCCCAGCGATTACCACCGGGTACACATGCCAGCTGCAGGAACGCTTCAGAGCACGAGCTATGTGCCGGGCGATCTGTTCAGCGTGAACCAGACTACGGCTGCCAATGTGCCCGGCCTGTTCGCCCGCAACGAACGCCTGTCCTGCGTGTTCGATAGCGAGCTTGGCACAATGGCCAGCGTGATGGTCGGCGCGATGATCGTGGCCGGTATCGAGACCGTCTGGGGCGGGCGTGTCGAACCGCCAGAACGCGGGCGCGGCAAACGCCTGCACCGCGAAACACCCGGTCGTGCGACGCGGCTGGATGCGGGCGCCGAGATGGGCCGGTTCCTGCTCGGCTCGACCGTTGTGCTGTTGTTCGAACAGGAGAAAATCGAATTTCTGCCGCAGTTCAAACCCGGCAGCAAAACCCGCATGGGCGAGGCGCTGGCACGCCGATTATAG
- the xth gene encoding exodeoxyribonuclease III, whose product MNAPTNPQSNVTPNVTPDITVATWNINSVRLRMPIVAHYLKEHAPDVLCLQEIKTEEKFFPFEAFAEAGYPHVALSGQKGYHGVATVSRLPIRESSKLDWQANGEARHVGVELVGRDMFIENVYVPAGGDVPDRAVNPKFGQKLDFLGRMTEWADALDKPTLIVGDFNIAPLESDVWSHKQLLKVVSHTPLEVETLKRFQDAHGWIDLGREFIADPQRYFSWWSYRAKDYTKGDRGRRLDHMWASPELAKQAVSHSVLEEARGWEKPSDHIPLITGFDL is encoded by the coding sequence ATGAACGCGCCCACAAATCCACAAAGCAATGTCACCCCCAATGTCACGCCCGATATCACGGTCGCCACTTGGAACATCAATTCCGTGCGGCTGCGTATGCCCATTGTTGCGCATTATCTGAAAGAGCACGCGCCCGATGTCCTGTGCCTGCAGGAGATCAAGACGGAGGAGAAATTCTTCCCGTTCGAAGCCTTCGCCGAAGCCGGTTATCCGCACGTCGCCCTGTCCGGGCAGAAGGGGTATCACGGGGTAGCCACGGTCAGCCGTTTGCCGATCCGCGAATCCTCGAAGCTCGACTGGCAGGCCAATGGCGAGGCTCGTCACGTCGGCGTTGAGCTGGTGGGGCGGGATATGTTTATCGAGAATGTCTACGTGCCCGCTGGCGGTGATGTTCCCGACCGGGCGGTGAACCCCAAATTCGGCCAGAAGCTCGATTTTCTGGGCCGCATGACCGAATGGGCAGATGCGCTCGACAAACCCACGCTGATCGTAGGCGACTTCAACATCGCCCCGTTGGAAAGCGATGTCTGGAGCCACAAACAATTGCTGAAAGTGGTCAGCCATACGCCGCTGGAAGTGGAAACACTGAAGCGGTTCCAGGATGCGCATGGCTGGATCGATTTGGGCCGCGAATTCATTGCCGATCCCCAACGCTATTTCTCGTGGTGGTCCTATCGCGCGAAAGATTACACCAAGGGCGATCGCGGGCGGCGGCTCGACCATATGTGGGCCAGCCCCGAACTTGCCAAACAGGCGGTATCGCACAGCGTGCTTGAAGAGGCGCGCGGGTGGGAGAAACCGTCCGATCACATACCGCTGATTACCGGGTTCGACCTCTGA